The genomic DNA CATTAAATACATAAAGAAATATATCATCATCATTTTAAGAGTCACAATACTATTTGCTACAAGTATTCAGTACAGAGGAACTGAAATTGGACGAACTTGACTCAATTTCTCTAAGATAATATTTATGGAAATTCTTAGCTGAAGACCAATCGGCAGTCTTAAGAATATCCACTAATTTACATCCTGCAAATAAAGCAGCAGACGAAGATGCAGCTCTAAAAGAGTGAGCTGTATAAATTCCAATGTCAATTCAAGCACGAAAAAGTACCGCTTTCAGCCACCTAGCAATTGTGCTTGTAGTAACAGCTTTATAGgttacaaatgaaataaacaactgaCGATCCTTTCTTAAGGACTTAGTACATTTCAAATAGTAATTCAAAGTCCTCACTGGACAAAGTTCAGTTTTTTCGAAACATTTGATTTCAACTTTAAAAGGAATTCCTGGTTTTGAACACTTAAGGTTCTCACATACACAAACTACTTTATCACTTTTAAAGCAAAGACTGTCAACACACAAAGACTTCAATGTTTGAGCTCTTGCAGCTGTACTCAAGGCTAAGAGAGTCACTAATTTTAAGGTCaataattttaatgataaagAATCCAAAGGCATCCAACTGGAAATATGATTCAGAACTATGGAAACGTCCCATGTTGAAGAATATCTAGCCTTAGGGGGGTTACTTACAAAAAGTCCTTTTACAAAACGCGACACAACAGGTAAATTACTGTTCCAATTTCCATGAACAAGTTTTAATGTCTCAAAAATCACTGATTTATGGGTAGAAATAACActataagaaaaacaagaaagttactATATCCGTTTCAGAGGGTGAAACGGGATTACAGCTCCTGATACAACACCACATAGACCACTTCCTCCACGCTGACGAATACTGTTTCCTAGTTCCAATCCTCCAGCTCTTGAAAATCGTGTCAATAGCCCCTTCTGGAACTCCTCTATCCTGGAGCAACAACCGGAGACAAGACCCCCAATCAAGCACAGTTGTTTTCCCATAGGATGTAGTTGTCGATTGTGTACCATACGAAGAAGATCTCGGTGTCTTGGTAACCTTATAGGAAGACAGATCAATCTATGAAGAAACAATGGAAACCAGGTCTGGTTAGGCCAGAAAGGGCAAATTAAAAGAGCTTCTTCAACTTCATCCTCCATAATCTTATTCAAGACCTTACTCAAAAGGTTAAAAGGAGGAAAAATATATGGTTCTAATCCCTTCCAATTCAGGGAAAAAGCATTCACTGCCCAAGCACCAGGGTCTGGCATCCAAGAGACATAACAATCTAATTGCTTGTTTAAACGTGAAGCAAACAAATCTATATTTGGTTGCATAAAATGTTTGGAAAGTCTTTTGAAGATATCCTCTTTCAGCTTCCATTCAGTTGTATCGGAGAAATTACGAGATGCAAAATCTGCTTGCAAATTATTACAACCAGGTAAATGGAAAGCTGACAAGAATATATTTCTTTCCAAAGACCAACTCCAAATCTGTTTTGCAAGATTGTCCATATCAGGAGAACACATACCACCCATTTTATTCACATGAGAAATTGCAGTTGTATTATCAGATTCTGATTGGATGCCAATGTGAATATccctatgttttgaaaaaagagaCTTTAAAGCAAAGAAAATTGCAAGTAACTCTAAATAATTTATATGATAAATCATTTCCTTACGAGTCCATCTGCCTCCAACAGTAACAGAGGAATCAACATGAAAACAACCCCAGCCTGCATTCGACGCATCACATTGAATCCAAGTTGAAATTGAATCTTGTCTTATCTTCTTACCATTTTTGGCTCTGATATTTTTGACCCACCATTCAATTTCATTGGTTGCTAAATCAGTAAGTTTCAGTACTGCATTATAATCACCGAACAGGCTTAAACCTTCTACTTTCAGCCGCTCAAGACTTCTGTAATGTAATGGGGCTTCAAGAACTGCATGGAAAGCATTTATTAAAAGACCAATGAATGAAGCTAGATCTCTTATCCTGACAGAGTCTTGATGTAACAATTTTGAagctttagaaataattttttgtattttttcttcagGCAAAAATACCATGAACAAAACAGAGTCTAAAATATACCCAAAGAACACAATTCTCTGGCAAGGAATTACAACTGAGTTTTCATTGTTAATGACAAAACCCAATGCTTGCAACTTTTTATACATTGTCATTGCATTATGGCGACAAGTTTGTTTGTCTTGATTCATATTAATAGATTCATCAATGTAATAGGAGCATCTTATGCCCAACTGTCTGAAAAATGCAAAGACCggtttcatgatttttgttaGAACAAAAGGGGCTGATGAGAGCCCAAAGGGGAGACAACTGAAGCAAAATAAGTCATCCTTCCAAGTAAATTTCAGATACTTTTGACTATCATGATGAATAGGTATCGAAAAATAAGCAGATTTAAGGTCTAAAGAAGTAAAGTAATCATTTCTCTGTACTAATTCCAAAACATATGGAAAAGTctcttgtttaaaatgttcataatgaACATAAAAGTTAAGATGCTTCAAATTGATAACTGGTCTTCATTTGTTGCTTTGGGGCTTAGGaactatgaaaatatttgaaataaaatcccCTGATTCTTTTTCAGTATCATAAATTGCGCCATCATCTAACATTGATTGTACTTCCTGATCAACCAAAGCCGTTTCTGCATCATTAAAATTAAT from Mercenaria mercenaria strain notata unplaced genomic scaffold, MADL_Memer_1 contig_3799, whole genome shotgun sequence includes the following:
- the LOC123530393 gene encoding uncharacterized protein LOC123530393, which encodes MYKKLQALGFVINNENSVVIPCQRIVFFGYILDSVLFMVFLPEEKIQKIISKASKLLHQDSVRIRDLASFIGLLINAFHAVLEAPLHYRSLERLKVEGLSLFGDYNAVLKLTDLATNEIEWWVKNIRAKNGKKIRQDSISTWIQCDASNAGWGCFHVDSSVTVGGRWTRKEMIYHINYLELLAIFFALKSLFSKHRDIHIGIQSESDNTTAISHVNKMGGMCSPDMDNLAKQIWSWSLERNIFLSAFHLPGCNNLQADFASRNFSDTTEWKLKEDIFKRLSKHFMQPNIDLFASRLNKQLDCYVSWMPDPGAWAVNAFSLNWKGLEPYIFPPFNLLSKVLNKIMEDEVEEALLICPFWPNQTWFPLFLHRLICLPIRLPRHRDLLRMVHNRQLHPMGKQLCLIGGLVSGCCSRIEEFQKGLLTRFSRAGGLELGNSIRQRGGSGLCGVVSGAVIPFHPLKRI